The window TTGAAGAAACGGCATAGAGAGAAATGGAGAGTACAGAGGCTCCTTTGACGTGTGGAACATCAGAGGATATTAGCGAGTGTTATTAATTCTTTGTTCTATTTCATTACAAAATAATTGTTTGCAATATTTATAAAAACGTTTATTACCAAAGCTATCAGCAATACGGACATTACACCTCTGTCGCTCTTTGTGCCTTCGGCACCTCCGTGTTCTCCCCCTCTCTGTGTGCCTTTTATATGTAGTAGGCTTACTTTATCACTCCTTATTTCAGAAAGAGCCGTTTTTTTATATAAACCAACATTTTATTCCTTCCTCATCCGATAGTTGTAAACTATTTTCGTATCTCTCAAAACGAAAAGGGCATTAATTGTCTTTCAATTAACGCCCTTTTGGCTTGCAAAAGATGCCCTTTTGAGGTCTTAGTAACGCCCTTTTGAAGTCTTACTAAGCATCTTTTGAAAACCACTTCTGCAACTACTTGATAATAAAATGCTTACGAGAGTGTTTCTAATGCTTGTTTTTTGGTCTTTTTCCAACTTTTCTTTTCTATCTTTTTGTAAAGATTTTTAGCGTACTGGGAATAATTCGTTTAGAGTTGACTAAAAGACTTTCTCAACCAAAAGGGGTAACTCGCATTCTACTCCCCTCCCTTTACTTCCCTTCGGTCAGTGACCGTTAGTTGGGGGAGGGGCTGGGGGTGAGGCCGCTTTCTCTTCTTCTATATGTTTATAAATGTTAAATATCAATGTTAAAGTAAGTATTATTAGTAGCTTAGTTGTTTGGATTGTAGATGCCGTTTGACACAATCTTATTTACCGTGAACTGAATAGAGCATAATGAGCTGGTGTTCAGGAGTTTAGGGAAAACATAGTTTTTCTTAATAAACACCTGTGACTAAGTAGGTTAGAGCTTGAAAGGAAACAAAGAGACGTGAACAAGAAACCCCAATAGACTACACCTTATTATATATAAGTGTAAAAAGATGGAAGTTTTGGCATTACCCAATATCAGTTGAAACAAAATTAGGAAAATAAATAAATAAAAGTTTAAAACCTAAACCTGATGAGTATCTTTAAAGAAACAAAGCAGAAGCATCTGTACTTCTCGGCTGCCTTTGCTCTATCATTGGCATTGGCACCTACAGGTGTCTACGCAGGTACAAACACCAGCACTGCAGTACAGTCTGTACAGCAGAATGGTAATCACAAAGTGACCGGTCGTGTCGTTGACTCTGCCGGCGAACCGCTTATTGGTGCTACCGTCCTCGTTGAGGGTACCACTAATGGCACAGTAACGGATATTGATGGTAACTACACCCTCAATACAACCGCAAATGCGAAGCTTGTCTTCTCTTACATCGGTTATGCTGCACAGACCATCCCTGTTGGTGGTAAGGGCACAATCGATGTTACATTGAAGGAGGAAGCTAACACCATGAATGAGGTCGTTGTTACCGCCATGGGTATTATGCGTAAGGAGAAGTCTCTTACCTACGCTACCCAGCAGGTGAAGGCAGAGGACCTTATGAAGGTGCAGGATCCTAACGCTGCTAACTCTCTCGAGGGTAAGGTGGCTGGTATTACAATTACACCAAGTGCCGGTGGTGCTGGTGGTGCTTCAAAGATTGTTCTTCGTGGTAACCGCTCAATCCTCGGTAACAGTTCTCCACTTATCGTTGTTGACGGTGTGCCAATGAGTAATGGTATTCGTGGTCAGCAGGGTATGGACGCTTCGGGCTTCGGTTCAACGGGTACATCTGAGGGCTCTGACCCATTGTCATTGATCAACCCAGACGATATCGAGTCAATCAACGTCCTCAAGGGTGCTAACGCTGCTGCGCTTTACGGTTCACGTGCTGCCAATGGTGTTATCATGATTACAACAAAGAAGGGTCGTGAGGGTAAGGTTGATATCAACGTTACTTCAAACATCACCTTCGACTCTCCATTGTTGACTCCAAAGATTCAGAAGGTTTACGGTTCTACCGTTGACCCAACAACAGGTGCGTTGTCATTGAACAACTGGGGCGGTAAGATTGCAGATCGTTCAAGCAGCGACCTCATCTTGCGTTCACCATTGGATGAGCGTTGGGTAGGTTATGCAGAGGAGCAGATTGGTGTTGACGCACAGAAGAACCCAATTATGGCACGTCGTCATAACGTTTACCTCCGTAATTCAGCAGGTGACGATGTGGCTGACTTCTTCCGTACAGGTGTGACAACTAACAACTCTATCTCACTCTCTGGTGGTACTGAGATTGCACGTACATACGTTTCTTTGGCAAACAGCCACGCAACTGGTATGATGCGTAACAACTCTTACAACCGTAACTCTATCAGCTTCCGTCAGACTTATAACTTCTTCAAGCGTCTACACATTGATGCTTCGCTGAACTATACTGAGTCTAAGACAAAGAACCGTCCTGGTGGTGGTACTGTTGGTAACCCACTTTACCATCTCTACACCACACCTCAGAACATCAACATGGATTACTACCGTGATCATTACATGATTTCAGAGGGTCAGTGGCTTTCTAACCCAGGTTCTTACTATAAGTTGAATGGTTCAAACTTCGCTTGGACACAGGGTGCCCGTACTACTCTTACTGGTCCTCAGCAGGAGTGGGCGTTCCTCTCTCATCCAAACAACAACCCATATTGGTTGTTGAATATGGCTAACAGCCAGCAGAAGGAGAGCCGTCTCTTCGGTACATTGCAGGCAAACATTGACATCTATGATGGTTTGACCTTCCAGGCACGTGTTAACTATAGCCAGTTGCGTTACAAGAATCGTTCTTTGCGTTACGCTACTACCTTCCTTCCTGCTTCTATGGAGGATTACGGACGTTTCTGGGATTCAGACGAGAAGACAACTGAGTTCTATACTGACTACCTCTTGTCTTATAATAAGGCATTCGGTGACTACTCTGTATCTGCAACAGCAGGTTTCGTTGGTCACACCGTTAAGGGTGAGTCAAAGGGTACAGACGCTGTAGCTACATACTATGATCGCCTTATGCGTAAGCTGCCTACAATGGTTAACTACTTCGATACCAGTGCAGGTGGCTATGGTGTAACAAACACTGACAAGAGCTCTAACTGGGACCGCTCTTACCTCTTCACTGGTCAGGTAGGTTGGAAGGAGACAGTTTACCTCGATGCTTCTTATCGTCGTGACTGGTACCGTCCATTCCGTTACTTCAAGCAGCTCGGTAAGATTGACACTGATAACTATGGTTACTTCGGTGTTGGTGCCAACGCTATCGTTAGCCAGTTGGTTAAGTTGCCAGAGTGGTTTAACTTCTTGAAGTATCGTGTTTCTTACTCTTCTGTAGGTAACTCTATTCCTAACAAGGCATACGGTGCGATGAGCCGCAACCTCCAGACAGGTGCACTCTCTGGTAACAAGTACCTCGATTTCTCTCCAATTCCTGAGGAGACAGGTTCTTTCGAGACTGGTATCGAGTCATTGTTCTTGAACAACCGTTTGAGCTTCGACTTCACATTCTATAATACAATTGTGAAGAATCTCTACATGGAGTTGGGTTCTCTCGGTGGTAGCACTGAGTTGTTGAACTCTGCTAAGGTTCGCAACACTGGTTTCGAGACAACTATCGGTTACGACTTCAAGTTTGCTAACAAGCTTCGTTGGCGTACTTCTTACAATGTATCATACAACGATAACGAGATTCTTGAGACTGGTTATGACAAGGATGGTACATCACGTAAGTATCAGCAGACTGTAGGTGAGGCTAAGGTTATCTACCAGAAGGGTGGTTCTATTGGTGACATCTATGCAGGTGACTTCTTGCGCGATGCTAATGGTCATATCGTTCTCACTGCTAAGGGTGAGCCTACATTTGATAAGACTGGTTCTAACGACCGTTTCCTCGGTAACATGAACTCTAAGTGGCAGATGGGTTGGACCAATACCTTTAATTATAAGGAGTTCCAGCTTTCATTCCTCATCAATGGCCGTATCGGTGGTAAGGTACTCTCTTTGACAGAGGCTTACCTTGACTATATCGGTGCTTCTGAGCGTACTGCTGATGCTCGTTTGAACGCAGAGAAGAACAATATCGTAGCTACTAACTATGGTAACGTTCCAGGTATGGAACTCAACGATGGTAGCGGACGTATCGTTCCTGTTCAGACTTACTATCAGGCACTTGGTGCATCAAGCAACCCATCATCTTACCTCTACAACGGAACTAACTTCCGTCTCCGTGAGCTTTCATTGGGTTACACCTTCCGTGATGTCTTCGGTCAGAACCGTAACTTGACACTCTCATTCATCGCTCGTAACCTGTTCTTCATCTATAAGGATGCACCAACGGACCCAGACGTATCTCTGTCTACACAGAATGGTCTCGGAGCGTTTGAGAGCTTCAATATGCCATCTTCACGTTCATTCGGTTTCTCATTGAAGGCTAACTTCTAAACCAAATATCTATAGTGAAGGAAAATTAATAAAGGAAGGAAACTGAAGGGCAACGGTCCTGATGGGAATACCCACAAAACGAATGTCTTTCAGTTTCCACTCCAACATAATCAGAACTTCAATAATTAACAATCTAAAGAAATAAGACAATGAAAAGTAAGCATATAATCGTGCTCATGACGATGGCATTGCCGGCACTGGGACTTCAGTCCTGTCTCGACTATGACAACCCAGGTGATGAGTTCAACGCAACAACTAAGAATGTTGAGAAGGTGACCGCTCGTGGTGCTGTTGATAGCATTCCTTATCGTACAGCAACTGATGCTGCTGCAGCTGGCGATGCTATGACAGCTATGCAGGACCTCCTTGACGCTGGTGTTGGTGGTCAGTTCTCTATGCGTGGTGGTAAGAGAGGTGAGCACCCTGGTGCACATGCTTATCAGTACCAGTATTCTCTCGGTGTTGATAACTATGCAGAGTACACAGTTGTTCCTCACACTTTCTTCCAGTACTCTAAGATTCGTCTTGCATCTTCTTATGCAATCGACCAGAAGTGCTACGGTGGTGCTTGGGGTTCATTCACAGAGATGAAGACTGCAATGGTGCCAATCTTGAACCATTCTAAGGTAAACGCTATCCCTGAGATGAAGGCAGCTTACCTGACACTCTTCAATCAGCAGGCTGTTGAGGTAGCTGACGTTTATGGTCCTATGCCTTACCGCGAGTTGAAGACTAACCTTCAGGTAGGTCCTTATACATATAACAAGGTAGAGGATGTTTACAACGACGTTCTCGCTAACCTTGATACTGCAATCGCTTGTTTCCACTACTTCGATCAGAAGCCAGCTGCTTACAAGCAGAAGCTCGTTAACGAGTTTAAGACACGTTTCCTCGTGATGAATGAGGGTGGTGTTGCTGACGGTACAATGAAGAATTGGGCACGTTATGCAAACTCTCTTAAGCTTCGTCTTGCTATGCACCTCGTGAAGAGCGACCCTGCTCGCGCACAGAAGTTGGCTGAGGAGGCTGTTGCTGATGGCGTTATCGAGAGCGTAAGTCAGGAGGTTTCTATACGTCCAGGCGTACTCGGTTTCTCTAACCCATTGTGTGGTGTTGAGGATTGGGGTGATGCTCGTATGAGCGCAACTATGGAGATTGTTCTCAAGACCTTCGATCACCCTTGGTTGAAGTACCTCTTTGAGAAGAACTCTAACCAGATTAAGAACAACAAGACTGGTGAGATTACTAACACTGGCACACGTATCTGCGGTATTCGTACCGGTACACACCCAGGTGAGGGTCAGGGTTACGATGAGAACCAGTACATCGCTTTCAGTAAGTTGAGCGCACAGTATTTCAGCAATGCACCACTTCAGATTATGAAGTATGCAGAGGTTTGCTTCCTCCGTGCAGAGGGTGCACTCCGTGGTTGGAACATGGGTGGTTCAGCACAGCACTTCTATGAGCTCGGTATTCGCAATGCTAACTGCGAGGATCCTGAGATGAAGTCTATGGACGGTGAGAGCCCAACAGGTGCTTCTGGTGTAAACTGGTATGATGCTTGGGTTGATACTTACATGGCACAGGAGAACCCTGTAGCATACGTTTACAAGGATCCAACAGGTGACACACCTGACGCTGCTTCTCCTATCACCATCGGTGTGAAGTGGAACGACAGCGATTCACAGGAGACAAAGCTTGAGAAGATTATCACTCAGAAGTATATTGCAATTTATCCTAACGGTTTCGAGGCTTGGAACGACCTCCGTCGTACCGGCTATCCACGTAAGTTGGATGTTCTGAACATCGATGAGGCTGATGGTAGCCTCTTCCCTGGTGACATCATGCACCGTCTGCCATTCCCTGGCACACAGGACATCGCTACTAAGCAGGATGTTGACAACACTGGTATCCCAGCGTTGGGCGGTCCTGACAAGATGGCAACTCGTCTCTTCTGGGATAAGACTACATCTAACTTCTAATTGACTTAGTTTTTTTCAAAACGAAATACTTTAATCCCAGCAGCGGGGTAGCAGTTACTCTACTGCTGGGATTTAAAATACCTAACAACATTACTAAACAAACAATTATATGAATAAAAAATTTACTCTTAGTGCGTGGGTAGTAGCAGCAATGTTGTCTATGGCACCAATGGGTGTTGCAGCTCAGACAAATATGTCTCCTACAGCTTCTACGCAAATCTACGACCTTTCAAAACTTGGTGACCAGACTTTGTTGGAGAACTTTGCAAAGTTGATTGAGCAGGGTCGCAAATATCCTACAGATGCCGACCTTGAGGCATGGGGCATCAAGGACGAGGTTGAGTTTATCCGTACTCACGTGAAGAAGCGCAATATCGAATCACGTAATGACCGTCTTATTCAGGACACTTACGAGAATCGTAACCTCTTCATGAATATTCCTGGTGGTGCAGGTAAGAACCTCGGTGGTTATCCTTCAAGCACATTTGCTAACGATAACTTCTCAATGTGGAACTATACCAACCTCTTCGGTGCATGGAACTACGGTTTGTTCCAGGCTCCAGGTTCTTGGGCTGATGCTGCTCACCGTAACGGTACAAGCATCTTCGCCGGTATTAAGTTCTTCGATCATACAACAGGTGGTGCGGCTAATAGCTGGCAGAGCTTTATTATGACAAGAAATGATGATGGTTCTTTCCGCTATACACATCCAATCATCAACTGTATGCGCTTCCTCGGTTTCGATGGTATCAACTATAACTGGGAGAGCACAAGCAACTATCAGAACTCTAATAACGTTGCATTCCACAAGGAGCTTTACAAGATTGCGAAGGAAGAAGGTTTCAACGACTTCAAGATCATGTATTATACAAACAGCTCAAACTTGACTGGATGGAGTACAGGTTATATGTGGGGTCCAAACCAGAACGAGCGTATCTCTGAGGTGATGTTGAACTATTCTAATAGCGACTTCAGCTGGAATATGGATAACTCTGTAAAGGAGGCTGAAAAGACAATGGGTTCTGCTGACGGTCTATACGCTGGTGTATGGATTGTAAGTATGAATAGAAGATGGAATGGTCTTAACAGCACAGATGCTACTAAGCGTTGTGGTATCTGTCTTTGGGGTGAGCATGCTGAGAGTCGTTTCTGGAGCTATAACACTGGTGGCGACGCTATGTCTCGTATGCATAACTATCAGGAGTATCTTGAGCGTGCCTTCTCTGGTGGTAAGCGTAACCCATTGGATCGTCCTGCTATCAGCAATATAGGTAATGAGGTTGAGGCACATGGTGGTGTACCAGCATTGTCTAACTTCGCTGGTCTTGCTTCTTGGATCCCAGAGCGTACAGCTATCTCTGGCAATCTTCCTTTCGCTACCCACTTCAATACGGGTGCTGGTGAGCGTTATCACTATAAGGGAAAGAAGACAGCTGGCTCTTGGTACAATATGTCTGCACAGGACTTAGTTCCAACTTATCGTTGGATGGTTGTTCAGCCAGGTACAGAGACCGCAAGCTTTGACGTACAGCCTTCATTCACTAATGAGGATGCTTACAACGGTGGTGCAGCACTTCGCTTGAAGGGCGTTAACAACGCAACTGCTACAGACGTTGTTCTCTTTAAGACTAACCTCACTCCTTCTGCTGGTAAGGTAGTTGCTAAGGTAGCTATCAAGACTGGTAAGGCTGGTAATACAGACTCAAAACTTTCTCTCATCGTTCGCGTGAACGGTTCATGGAAGGCTTACGAATTGGGTAACACCGAGAGTGCAAGCTGGGCAGAGAAGAAGGTTGAGCTGAACGATATCGCTGTTGGTCAGAAGATCGAGCGTATCGGTTTGCGCGTTAAGAACGCTACTCCTGACTACGATGTTCTCGTTGGTAAGCTCGAGCTCAATGATGACGTGACAGCTACACCAGCAAATGTAAAGAACTTGACCGTTCAGGTGAAGGAAGAAACTAAGTCTTCTCTCTCTGTTAAGGCTATTTGGGGTATCGATAAGGAGGCTGGTAACAACCCAACTGTTTACAACGATGAGGCTAATATCGACCACTTCGAGATTCTCTATAAGAATGGTGAGAATGGTAAGGTGTCTGAGGTAGGACGTACTTCACAGTGGGCTACTTACATTCCTAACATTCAGTTCACAAGTGCTGCAGACAAACCATACATTGGTGTACGTTCAGTAAGTACTGACTTGAAGACCTATTCAAAGGTTCAGTGGATTGCTGTTCCACGTGCTGACCAGTCTCAGCTCCCTGCACAGCAGGAAGAGTCATACGGTACTGTTGAGTTGGATGAGTCTGCTGCTGGTGCAAGTATCGCACGTCAGGTACGTTATGTAAAGAGATTTATCACTGAGGGTGGTACCAAGAACATCGACTATACAGCAACAGGTCCTGCAGGCAATCAGACTAACTATGTTGATGCAACAGCTGACCACGAGTTAATCGTTGAGCAGGGCAAGACTGTCACTGTGAAACTTCAGGGTTATCAGGCTTTTGATGGTACAGATGGTAACCACGATGACCTTCGTTGGTGTATGGGTAAGGCTTGGATGGATTTCAACGGCGACAAGCAGTTTAATCCTGAGAACCTTACAGAGAATCCATCTGAGGGTGAGTGCGTAGTATTCTTTGGTAAGGTTCGTCAGGGTGTCTTGGATCAGGTATCTAAGTTGAATGAGTACACCTTCACTGTTCCTACAGATGCTAAGCCAGGTAAGAGCCGTATTCGTCTCGTATTCTGTGATGCATGGTTCCAGGGTGGTTTGACACCAACTGGTAAGTTCAATAAGGGCTTCGCTATCGACTTTGCTGTAACCATCACTGGTTCTAATCCAGCTCGTGGTGCTAAGGCTGATACCCACGATCAGGGTGTTGCTGATGAGCCAGAGTTGCTCGAGGGTGGTTCTACTAATATTGCTTCTTCTGCTGTTGGCGGTGCTTCACAGCTCACAGTTGCAGGTGGTAAGGTAGTATTCCAGAACGTTGAGCGCGCATGGGTATTCTCTACTGACGGTCAGACCGTGAAGAGCTTGGTTAATCCAAAGTCATTCAACACAAATGAGTTGCCAGCAGGTGTTTACCTCGTTAAGATGCAGAACAACAATGTTATCCGTACACAGAAAATTACAATTAAGTAATAAGTGATATCACATGAATAAGGTTATCTGGCTTGACAAAATCGAGTCGGATAACCTTGTTTTGCTTAAATAGGTAAGTTTTTCGCTGTCTATATCGAATAGTTTTCTCGCAATACGGCAACATTTGAAAGGCTATTAGGCATCAACACGGGTGGTGCTGACCATTAGCACAACACGTGCGGGGCGTTAGCACATCAGATGAAGATGGTCAGAGGAATTCATAAAGATTACGTCGTAAGGCGATAGTGAGTGACTTATGTGAGAAAGGATAGCAGACAGCACTGCTTCAAAATATTGTCCTTGGACATAACCTGCACTCTCAAAAGAGAGGAAAGCAGATATAAACGGTAATTAGATTTTCAATTATTCAATAACATTAAACCCAAAATCAATCATGAGAAGAATTCATTTACTTCTTTTCGGTTGCTGCTTGATTCCATCTACCTTGATGGCACAGGAACTCAAGAGCGACTACATTCAGTGGGGCTTTGACTCTCATCAGTTTGCAAACAAACTGAGCAGTTGGTCAAAGGCAAACCCTACAATTAATGAGGATGATAATTTCTTCATCTCTCGTGTAAGACCAAAGACACGTTTCCGTAACGTAGACACACAGGTTCGTCAGGATCTCACAGATGCTAACGACAAGAAGCTCCTTGCATGGCTCCCATGGAACGTGCCAAGCAAGAACGCTCTTCCTGATGGTGTCTTCGACTCTGAGGTGTTCTCAATGTGGCCATACGTTACTCACTGGGGTGATTGGAACTGTGGTCTCGGTCGTATTCCTGCATCGTTGCTCGACGTAGCACACAAGAATGGTGTGCCTGTTTCTTCTGTTGCTGGTATTCCTTATGGTAGCCTTAAGAGCGATTGGAGAACAACTTTGAACAACATCGCAACTTCAAATGTTCAGAATGCAGCTGCCTTCATGAACTACTTCGGTTACGATGGTCTCGGCTATAACTCTGAGTATACTGAGTTCTTTGGTGCAGGTCGTGTGACAAAAGCACTTAGAGATTTCCACGTAAACCTCAACAAGGCAATCAAGCCTTACAACCCAATTTACGAGAATCTTTGGTATGATGGTACCAACGATCAGGGTCGTATTGCTTTCGACCAGGGTCTTAACGACAATAATAAGAGTATCTTCGGTGAAGGTGGTAGCGAGGCTGCAAACCTCTTCTTCAACTATAACTGGAACGCTGATTGGTTGCTCCAGCAGTCAGTAGAGAAGGCTGAGGAAATCAATCGTAACCCATTGGATCTCTACGCTGGTATCAATATGCAGGGTGGTGAGCCAAGACACGGTTCACGTTGGACTTTGTTGAAGAATCATCGTATCTCTATCGGTCTCTGGGGTGCACACTCACAGAATATGTTCTTCGAGAGCCGTGGTGAGAAGGGT of the Prevotella melaninogenica genome contains:
- a CDS encoding GEVED domain-containing protein, translating into MNKKFTLSAWVVAAMLSMAPMGVAAQTNMSPTASTQIYDLSKLGDQTLLENFAKLIEQGRKYPTDADLEAWGIKDEVEFIRTHVKKRNIESRNDRLIQDTYENRNLFMNIPGGAGKNLGGYPSSTFANDNFSMWNYTNLFGAWNYGLFQAPGSWADAAHRNGTSIFAGIKFFDHTTGGAANSWQSFIMTRNDDGSFRYTHPIINCMRFLGFDGINYNWESTSNYQNSNNVAFHKELYKIAKEEGFNDFKIMYYTNSSNLTGWSTGYMWGPNQNERISEVMLNYSNSDFSWNMDNSVKEAEKTMGSADGLYAGVWIVSMNRRWNGLNSTDATKRCGICLWGEHAESRFWSYNTGGDAMSRMHNYQEYLERAFSGGKRNPLDRPAISNIGNEVEAHGGVPALSNFAGLASWIPERTAISGNLPFATHFNTGAGERYHYKGKKTAGSWYNMSAQDLVPTYRWMVVQPGTETASFDVQPSFTNEDAYNGGAALRLKGVNNATATDVVLFKTNLTPSAGKVVAKVAIKTGKAGNTDSKLSLIVRVNGSWKAYELGNTESASWAEKKVELNDIAVGQKIERIGLRVKNATPDYDVLVGKLELNDDVTATPANVKNLTVQVKEETKSSLSVKAIWGIDKEAGNNPTVYNDEANIDHFEILYKNGENGKVSEVGRTSQWATYIPNIQFTSAADKPYIGVRSVSTDLKTYSKVQWIAVPRADQSQLPAQQEESYGTVELDESAAGASIARQVRYVKRFITEGGTKNIDYTATGPAGNQTNYVDATADHELIVEQGKTVTVKLQGYQAFDGTDGNHDDLRWCMGKAWMDFNGDKQFNPENLTENPSEGECVVFFGKVRQGVLDQVSKLNEYTFTVPTDAKPGKSRIRLVFCDAWFQGGLTPTGKFNKGFAIDFAVTITGSNPARGAKADTHDQGVADEPELLEGGSTNIASSAVGGASQLTVAGGKVVFQNVERAWVFSTDGQTVKSLVNPKSFNTNELPAGVYLVKMQNNNVIRTQKITIK
- a CDS encoding SusC/RagA family TonB-linked outer membrane protein, which translates into the protein MSIFKETKQKHLYFSAAFALSLALAPTGVYAGTNTSTAVQSVQQNGNHKVTGRVVDSAGEPLIGATVLVEGTTNGTVTDIDGNYTLNTTANAKLVFSYIGYAAQTIPVGGKGTIDVTLKEEANTMNEVVVTAMGIMRKEKSLTYATQQVKAEDLMKVQDPNAANSLEGKVAGITITPSAGGAGGASKIVLRGNRSILGNSSPLIVVDGVPMSNGIRGQQGMDASGFGSTGTSEGSDPLSLINPDDIESINVLKGANAAALYGSRAANGVIMITTKKGREGKVDINVTSNITFDSPLLTPKIQKVYGSTVDPTTGALSLNNWGGKIADRSSSDLILRSPLDERWVGYAEEQIGVDAQKNPIMARRHNVYLRNSAGDDVADFFRTGVTTNNSISLSGGTEIARTYVSLANSHATGMMRNNSYNRNSISFRQTYNFFKRLHIDASLNYTESKTKNRPGGGTVGNPLYHLYTTPQNINMDYYRDHYMISEGQWLSNPGSYYKLNGSNFAWTQGARTTLTGPQQEWAFLSHPNNNPYWLLNMANSQQKESRLFGTLQANIDIYDGLTFQARVNYSQLRYKNRSLRYATTFLPASMEDYGRFWDSDEKTTEFYTDYLLSYNKAFGDYSVSATAGFVGHTVKGESKGTDAVATYYDRLMRKLPTMVNYFDTSAGGYGVTNTDKSSNWDRSYLFTGQVGWKETVYLDASYRRDWYRPFRYFKQLGKIDTDNYGYFGVGANAIVSQLVKLPEWFNFLKYRVSYSSVGNSIPNKAYGAMSRNLQTGALSGNKYLDFSPIPEETGSFETGIESLFLNNRLSFDFTFYNTIVKNLYMELGSLGGSTELLNSAKVRNTGFETTIGYDFKFANKLRWRTSYNVSYNDNEILETGYDKDGTSRKYQQTVGEAKVIYQKGGSIGDIYAGDFLRDANGHIVLTAKGEPTFDKTGSNDRFLGNMNSKWQMGWTNTFNYKEFQLSFLINGRIGGKVLSLTEAYLDYIGASERTADARLNAEKNNIVATNYGNVPGMELNDGSGRIVPVQTYYQALGASSNPSSYLYNGTNFRLRELSLGYTFRDVFGQNRNLTLSFIARNLFFIYKDAPTDPDVSLSTQNGLGAFESFNMPSSRSFGFSLKANF
- a CDS encoding SusD/RagB family nutrient-binding outer membrane lipoprotein codes for the protein MKSKHIIVLMTMALPALGLQSCLDYDNPGDEFNATTKNVEKVTARGAVDSIPYRTATDAAAAGDAMTAMQDLLDAGVGGQFSMRGGKRGEHPGAHAYQYQYSLGVDNYAEYTVVPHTFFQYSKIRLASSYAIDQKCYGGAWGSFTEMKTAMVPILNHSKVNAIPEMKAAYLTLFNQQAVEVADVYGPMPYRELKTNLQVGPYTYNKVEDVYNDVLANLDTAIACFHYFDQKPAAYKQKLVNEFKTRFLVMNEGGVADGTMKNWARYANSLKLRLAMHLVKSDPARAQKLAEEAVADGVIESVSQEVSIRPGVLGFSNPLCGVEDWGDARMSATMEIVLKTFDHPWLKYLFEKNSNQIKNNKTGEITNTGTRICGIRTGTHPGEGQGYDENQYIAFSKLSAQYFSNAPLQIMKYAEVCFLRAEGALRGWNMGGSAQHFYELGIRNANCEDPEMKSMDGESPTGASGVNWYDAWVDTYMAQENPVAYVYKDPTGDTPDAASPITIGVKWNDSDSQETKLEKIITQKYIAIYPNGFEAWNDLRRTGYPRKLDVLNIDEADGSLFPGDIMHRLPFPGTQDIATKQDVDNTGIPALGGPDKMATRLFWDKTTSNF